The Faecalibacter sp. LW9 genome has a segment encoding these proteins:
- the dnaX gene encoding DNA polymerase III subunit gamma/tau has product MENFVVSARKYRPLEFDDVVGQSSITSTLEQAITSNQIPQALLFCGPRGVGKTTCARILARKINEENGVSGENDFAFNIFELDAASNNSVDDIRNLIDQVRIVPQVGKYRVYIIDEVHMLSTAAFNAFLKTLEEPPVHAIFILATTEKHKIIPTILSRCQIYDFKRISVEDIKGHLIHVASKENVSYEDDALHLIAQKADGALRDSLSIFDRMVTFTNKNLTLEAVAENLNVLDYEYYFKMTDAFLSNDIPEAMLQFNTILNKGFDAHLFITGLGSHFRDLLMAKTTNTVQLLEVGERTKAKYVEHAQKCSSVFLFGAIEICNTADIHYKTSKNPRLTVEIALMQLSSLTAEEQGLKKKSIG; this is encoded by the coding sequence ATGGAAAATTTTGTTGTCTCAGCACGTAAATACCGTCCTTTAGAATTTGATGATGTCGTAGGTCAATCTTCAATCACAAGCACTTTAGAACAGGCAATTACAAGTAATCAGATCCCCCAAGCTTTATTATTTTGCGGACCACGTGGAGTTGGTAAAACAACTTGTGCACGTATTTTGGCACGCAAAATCAATGAAGAAAATGGAGTGTCTGGAGAGAATGACTTCGCATTTAATATTTTCGAATTGGATGCCGCTTCAAATAATTCCGTTGATGATATTCGTAATTTGATTGATCAGGTCCGCATTGTACCTCAAGTAGGAAAATATCGCGTGTATATTATCGATGAGGTTCATATGTTATCTACTGCAGCGTTTAATGCTTTTCTGAAAACTTTGGAAGAACCACCCGTGCATGCTATTTTTATCTTAGCGACAACGGAAAAACACAAAATTATTCCTACCATTTTATCGCGTTGTCAGATTTATGATTTTAAACGTATTTCAGTTGAAGACATCAAAGGTCATTTGATCCATGTTGCTTCGAAAGAAAATGTTTCATACGAAGATGATGCTTTGCATTTAATTGCTCAAAAAGCAGATGGTGCCTTGCGTGATTCGTTATCAATTTTTGACCGCATGGTCACTTTCACGAACAAGAATTTAACTTTAGAAGCGGTTGCAGAAAACCTAAATGTCTTGGATTATGAATATTATTTTAAAATGACAGATGCTTTCTTGTCAAATGATATTCCAGAAGCGATGCTTCAATTCAATACCATTTTAAATAAAGGGTTTGATGCTCATTTATTTATTACAGGACTTGGATCTCATTTCCGTGATTTATTAATGGCTAAAACAACCAATACTGTTCAATTACTTGAAGTAGGAGAACGTACAAAAGCCAAATATGTAGAACATGCCCAAAAATGTTCTAGTGTATTTTTATTTGGTGCAATTGAAATTTGTAATACAGCTGATATTCATTATAAAACGAGTAAGAATCCTCGCCTAACGGTTGAAATTGCTTTAATGCAGTTATCTTCTTTAACAGCCGAAGAACAAGGGCTAAAAAAAAAAAGTATAGGATAG
- a CDS encoding DNA translocase FtsK, with the protein MAIKNTQQEPKKNKAKLYLQSLYVAIFCIGIAILAAFVSFYFNGFEDQSQISEMIDKNVEAENSLGKVGALLGHVFIENGVGIAAFILPIFIMLFSAKKISGLSQIKPFYFLSKTLFFVIWLPIFLGFVYPDHPTFSGVMGFEINDFLNSFIGKIGVGIILGISLLIYLMIRYDLSWERFQAWQERRKEELRLQKEEENRILLEQEKIELAKREKEKAEELRKKLEEERIRIAKAEEELLNKFNNEVENQSKSKEISPTASSEIEPQLPEDAFDFEIIDRSQNKINITSAVEDDLTDEPVLNENDLDQELNTSNDNSFVFEMPKDEDLVAEDDQDSLPPTPPTTDGPQLEVETVAEEETVEETAARLISEQGEYDSRKDLPNYQFPTLNLLKRYESGTNTIIDQKELEQNKNRILDTLKNYGIGIEHIKATIGPTVTLYEIVPQAGVRISKIKNLEDDIALSLAALGIRIIAPIPGKGTIGIEVPNSNPSMVSMHSVIASQKFQNADMELPIAFGKTITNETFIADLAKMPHLLMAGATGQGKSVGLNAIITSLIYKKHPSELKFVMVDPKKVELTLYSKIERHFLAKLPDAEEAIITDNAKVINTLNSLCIEMDDRYELLKNAFVRNIKEYNAKFKARKLNPENGHRYLPYIVLIVDEFADLIMTAGKEVELPIARLAQLARAVGIHLIIATQRPSVNVITGTIKANFPGRVAFRVTSKIDSRTILDSPGADQLIGKGDMLFTTGNELVRLQCAFVDTPEVDDITEFIGEQRGYPDAMHLPEYVGENEGSSVDVDLSDRDQLFEDAARLIVIAQQGSASLLQRKLKLGYNRAGRIIDQLEAAGIVGPFEGSKARQVLVADEVSLEQLLNNLN; encoded by the coding sequence ATGGCTATAAAAAACACGCAACAGGAACCCAAAAAAAATAAAGCAAAACTATACTTACAATCACTTTATGTCGCAATATTTTGTATTGGGATAGCAATTTTAGCAGCCTTTGTTTCTTTTTATTTTAATGGATTTGAAGATCAAAGCCAAATTTCTGAAATGATTGATAAAAATGTAGAGGCTGAGAATTCTTTAGGGAAAGTTGGAGCCTTACTTGGCCATGTATTTATTGAAAATGGGGTAGGAATTGCCGCTTTTATTCTTCCAATTTTTATCATGTTATTTTCGGCGAAGAAAATTTCAGGTTTGTCTCAAATCAAACCATTTTATTTCTTATCTAAAACCTTATTTTTTGTGATTTGGTTGCCTATCTTTTTAGGCTTTGTATATCCAGACCATCCTACTTTTTCTGGCGTAATGGGATTTGAAATCAACGATTTTCTAAACAGTTTTATTGGAAAAATTGGGGTAGGAATTATCCTTGGGATTTCATTATTAATTTACTTAATGATTCGTTACGACTTAAGCTGGGAAAGATTTCAAGCGTGGCAAGAACGTCGCAAAGAAGAATTACGTTTACAAAAGGAAGAGGAAAATCGAATTCTTTTAGAGCAAGAGAAAATAGAGTTGGCAAAACGTGAGAAAGAAAAGGCGGAAGAGTTACGTAAAAAATTAGAAGAAGAACGCATTCGCATTGCTAAAGCGGAAGAAGAGCTTTTAAATAAATTTAATAATGAAGTAGAAAATCAAAGTAAATCGAAAGAAATTTCGCCCACTGCTTCATCTGAGATTGAACCTCAATTACCAGAAGATGCTTTTGATTTTGAAATAATCGATCGATCTCAAAATAAAATCAACATTACTTCTGCAGTGGAAGATGATTTAACAGATGAACCGGTGCTCAATGAAAATGATTTGGATCAAGAATTAAATACATCGAATGATAATTCGTTTGTATTTGAAATGCCTAAAGATGAAGATTTAGTAGCCGAAGATGATCAAGATAGCCTTCCTCCTACTCCTCCAACCACAGATGGTCCACAATTGGAAGTAGAAACTGTTGCCGAAGAAGAAACAGTAGAAGAAACGGCTGCACGCTTAATTTCTGAACAAGGGGAATACGACTCAAGAAAAGATTTGCCGAATTACCAATTTCCTACGCTTAATTTATTAAAACGCTATGAATCGGGTACAAATACCATCATCGATCAAAAAGAATTAGAACAAAATAAAAACCGAATCTTAGACACATTAAAGAATTACGGAATCGGTATTGAACACATCAAAGCAACCATTGGTCCTACTGTAACATTATACGAAATCGTACCTCAAGCAGGGGTTCGTATTTCGAAAATCAAAAACTTAGAAGATGACATCGCTTTAAGTTTAGCAGCTTTAGGGATTCGTATTATTGCACCTATTCCAGGAAAAGGGACAATTGGTATTGAAGTACCAAACAGTAATCCATCCATGGTATCCATGCATTCGGTTATTGCTTCACAAAAATTTCAAAATGCAGATATGGAATTACCGATTGCTTTCGGAAAAACCATTACCAATGAAACTTTTATTGCCGATTTAGCTAAAATGCCTCACCTCTTAATGGCGGGAGCAACGGGACAAGGAAAATCGGTTGGATTGAATGCAATTATTACTTCATTAATTTATAAGAAACACCCGTCCGAATTAAAATTTGTGATGGTGGATCCTAAGAAAGTGGAGTTAACATTATATTCTAAAATTGAACGTCATTTCTTAGCCAAATTACCGGATGCTGAAGAAGCCATTATTACGGACAATGCTAAAGTAATTAATACGCTTAATTCATTGTGTATCGAAATGGACGATCGTTATGAATTATTGAAAAATGCATTTGTTCGTAATATTAAAGAGTACAATGCTAAATTCAAAGCTCGAAAATTAAATCCAGAAAATGGACACCGCTATTTACCATACATTGTTTTAATCGTCGATGAGTTTGCCGATTTAATCATGACTGCCGGGAAAGAAGTGGAATTACCCATTGCACGTTTAGCCCAATTGGCACGTGCCGTAGGAATTCATTTAATTATTGCCACACAACGTCCATCGGTAAATGTAATTACAGGTACAATTAAAGCCAATTTCCCAGGACGTGTTGCTTTCCGTGTAACGTCTAAAATTGATTCACGTACAATTTTAGATTCTCCAGGTGCTGATCAATTGATTGGAAAAGGAGATATGCTATTCACAACAGGTAATGAACTTGTTCGTTTACAATGTGCCTTTGTGGATACTCCGGAAGTGGATGATATTACTGAATTTATTGGAGAACAACGTGGTTATCCAGACGCAATGCATTTACCTGAATATGTGGGCGAAAACGAAGGTTCATCTGTTGATGTTGATCTATCTGATCGCGATCAATTGTTTGAAGATGCTGCACGATTAATCGTTATTGCACAGCAAGGATCTGCATCTTTATTGCAACGAAAATTAAAATTAGGATACAACCGAGCCGGGCGTATAATTGATCAGTTAGAAGCTGCTGGTATTGTTGGACCTTTTGAAGGCAGTAAAGCGCGACAAGTATTAGTCGCAGATGAAGTGAGTTTGGAACAGTTGTTGAATAATTTAAATTAA
- a CDS encoding outer membrane lipoprotein carrier protein LolA, producing MKKTIFSFILLLVGVGMVNAQTAKQWLDKVYNKYQNAQTYYIKFDFEHQNKGNTQKNSGEVYSAKQKFNLNVDQTNQIFDGKKLYTVAKDEKEVVISNASNTEDFLTPTKVLNSYKTGYHYTLDKKQTIGGQPIQYIKLTPTTQNATMKYSVLGINTKNNQIYSYQEFGKDGAKTTITVKEYLENLIIHKDYFNFDQKKYKSKGYIVTQL from the coding sequence ATGAAAAAAACTATTTTTAGTTTCATACTCTTATTAGTAGGGGTTGGAATGGTAAATGCACAAACTGCAAAACAGTGGTTAGATAAAGTGTATAATAAATACCAAAATGCGCAAACGTATTATATTAAGTTTGATTTTGAACATCAGAATAAAGGAAACACTCAAAAAAATAGTGGGGAAGTCTATTCTGCAAAACAAAAATTTAATTTAAATGTGGATCAAACAAATCAAATTTTTGATGGTAAAAAATTATATACAGTTGCCAAGGATGAAAAAGAAGTCGTAATTTCAAATGCATCAAATACGGAAGATTTTTTAACGCCAACAAAAGTTTTAAATTCTTATAAAACAGGATACCACTACACGTTAGATAAAAAACAAACCATTGGTGGACAACCTATTCAATACATCAAATTAACGCCTACAACACAGAATGCAACAATGAAATATTCTGTTTTAGGAATTAATACCAAAAACAATCAAATCTATTCATACCAAGAATTTGGTAAGGATGGTGCAAAAACAACGATTACCGTAAAAGAATACCTAGAAAATTTAATTATTCACAAAGATTACTTTAACTTTGACCAAAAGAAATATAAGTCTAAAGGCTATATTGTTACTCAATTATAA
- a CDS encoding LptF/LptG family permease has product MLKKLDGYILKTFLGPFFFIFSILFFIFIVQFAWQEMEKFIGKGLEWYTIAELLLYLGINVIQLVLPLTVLLGSIMTFGGFGERYELAAMKASGISLMRIIAPIFVLVFTMSVGLYFFGDRVMPLSQRKAKNLLFTIIQTKPTMQIKEGVFIDAIPGFQLKVNEVSGENSEFLKDIFVHQNAGFGENTMTILAKNGILKADKEDNRYLKLELFNGTAYTDNIQGKNILQRQKQENQTTKFDTLNYYFDISELIEKNNSDNQVGDHYKFLNGSDLKLTIDSVKENFKVVYKEEQQKAYDNSYFYAKEFSKVDSTNLKPTVTFDQFSPQDQDKILIQAIQNVEREKENSGYLVDFFKNNDKYYSKINLHYYRNLSYAFTCIIFFLIGAPLGSIVKKGGIGMPVIISIVIFVVYFVINFSAENMAKNGKLTPFTAAWIANMIALPISIVLCVKANKDSGLFDASKYVDPVIDFINKFRKKKQNTEEHSRYQ; this is encoded by the coding sequence ATGTTAAAAAAGCTTGACGGATATATCCTTAAAACCTTTTTAGGACCATTTTTTTTCATCTTTAGTATCCTATTTTTCATCTTTATTGTACAGTTTGCCTGGCAAGAGATGGAAAAATTCATTGGAAAAGGTCTAGAATGGTATACCATCGCAGAATTATTACTATACTTAGGTATTAACGTTATACAATTAGTTTTACCTCTAACAGTTCTGCTAGGATCTATTATGACCTTTGGAGGATTTGGTGAACGATACGAATTAGCAGCAATGAAAGCGTCTGGAATTTCCTTGATGCGCATCATTGCTCCTATTTTCGTATTGGTATTTACCATGTCAGTTGGTCTTTATTTTTTTGGAGACCGCGTGATGCCCTTATCGCAACGAAAAGCTAAAAATTTATTATTCACGATTATTCAAACCAAACCTACCATGCAAATCAAGGAAGGAGTTTTTATTGATGCCATTCCTGGTTTTCAATTAAAAGTAAATGAGGTTTCTGGAGAAAATAGTGAATTTTTAAAAGATATTTTCGTTCATCAAAATGCAGGGTTTGGTGAAAATACCATGACGATTCTTGCGAAAAATGGAATACTTAAAGCTGATAAAGAAGACAATCGCTATTTGAAATTGGAGTTATTTAATGGTACTGCTTATACTGATAACATCCAAGGAAAAAACATACTGCAACGACAAAAGCAAGAAAATCAAACGACGAAGTTTGACACGTTAAATTATTACTTTGACATTTCGGAATTAATTGAAAAGAACAACAGTGATAATCAAGTGGGGGACCATTACAAGTTTTTAAATGGGAGTGATCTAAAATTGACCATCGATTCAGTAAAAGAGAATTTCAAAGTGGTATATAAAGAAGAGCAACAAAAAGCATATGATAATTCTTATTTTTATGCAAAAGAGTTCTCTAAAGTCGATTCAACCAATCTTAAACCGACTGTAACTTTTGATCAATTTTCACCTCAAGATCAAGATAAAATTTTGATTCAAGCCATTCAAAATGTAGAGCGTGAAAAAGAAAACTCAGGCTACTTGGTTGATTTCTTTAAAAATAACGATAAATATTACAGTAAAATCAATTTACATTATTACCGTAACTTATCTTACGCTTTTACATGTATCATTTTCTTTTTGATTGGAGCTCCTTTAGGATCTATCGTAAAAAAAGGAGGTATTGGTATGCCTGTAATTATATCCATTGTTATTTTCGTCGTATATTTTGTAATTAATTTCTCAGCAGAGAATATGGCCAAAAATGGTAAATTGACTCCATTTACAGCTGCTTGGATTGCGAATATGATTGCACTACCGATATCAATTGTATTATGTGTAAAAGCCAATAAAGATTCTGGATTATTTGATGCTTCAAAATATGTTGATCCAGTTATTGACTTTATCAATAAGTTTAGAAAAAAGAAACAAAACACGGAAGAACATTCCCGCTATCAATAA